From the Roseibium salinum genome, one window contains:
- the rpsJ gene encoding 30S ribosomal protein S10 produces the protein MNGQNIRIRLKAFDHRILDASTKEIVNTAKRTGAQVRGPVPLPTRIEKYTVLRGPHIDKKSRDQFEMRTHKRLLDIVDPTPQTVDALMKLDLAAGVDVEIKL, from the coding sequence ATGAACGGTCAGAACATCCGGATCCGCCTGAAGGCGTTCGACCACCGTATTCTGGACGCCTCCACCAAGGAGATCGTCAATACGGCCAAGCGGACCGGTGCTCAGGTACGGGGTCCCGTACCGCTGCCGACGCGGATCGAGAAGTACACAGTGCTTCGCGGACCGCATATCGATAAGAAAAGCCGCGATCAGTTCGAGATGCGTACGCATAAGCGCCTTCTCGATATCGTTGATCCGACGCCCCAGACGGTCGACGCGCTGATGAAGCTCGATCTGGCCGCTGGTGTCGACGTCGAAATCAAGCTGTAA
- the rplC gene encoding 50S ribosomal protein L3, with protein sequence MRSGVIAQKVGMTRIYNDAGEHVPVTVLRLENCQVVAQRTDEKNGYTALQLGAGGRKVKNTPKAMRGHFAVAQVEPKRTVVEFRVSADNLIDIGAELTADHYVEGQFVDVTGTSIGKGFAGAMKRHNFGGGRASHGNSVSHRSHGSTGQCQDPGRVFKGKKMAGHMGDARVTTQNLKVVRTDVERGLIMVEGSVPGAKGGWILVRDAIKKALPENVPVPGAFKASEATAAAGKESE encoded by the coding sequence ATGCGTTCTGGAGTGATCGCTCAGAAAGTGGGCATGACCCGCATCTACAACGATGCGGGCGAGCATGTTCCGGTCACTGTGCTGCGGCTGGAAAATTGCCAGGTAGTAGCTCAGCGGACTGATGAAAAGAATGGTTACACCGCGCTGCAGCTCGGCGCGGGTGGCCGCAAAGTCAAAAACACGCCGAAGGCGATGCGCGGCCACTTTGCCGTTGCACAGGTCGAGCCGAAGCGGACCGTGGTCGAGTTCCGCGTTTCCGCGGACAACCTGATCGACATCGGTGCGGAACTGACCGCTGACCACTATGTCGAAGGTCAGTTTGTCGACGTGACGGGGACTTCGATCGGTAAGGGTTTTGCCGGTGCGATGAAGCGCCACAACTTTGGTGGCGGCCGTGCCTCGCACGGTAACTCCGTCTCGCACCGTTCGCACGGTTCCACCGGTCAGTGTCAGGACCCGGGCCGCGTGTTCAAGGGCAAGAAAATGGCCGGTCACATGGGCGATGCCCGGGTGACCACGCAGAACCTGAAGGTTGTGCGCACTGATGTTGAGCGTGGCCTGATCATGGTCGAGGGCTCTGTTCCGGGCGCCAAGGGCGGCTGGATCCTGGTTCGCGACGCGATCAAAAAGGCGCTGCCGGAAAACGTTCCGGTTCCGGGTGCTTTCAAGGCATCCGAAGCGACTGCGGCCGCCGGGAAGGAGAGTGAGTGA
- the rplD gene encoding 50S ribosomal protein L4 codes for MELQVKTLEGGAAGSITVSDEIFGLEPRTDLIHRVVRWQLAKRQAGTHKTLGRSEVTGSTKKFVRQKGSGGARHGNKKAPQFRGGGRAFGPVVRDHSHELPKKVRALGLKHALSAKARADSIVVVEDAKAAESKTKALKAQLAKLGLTNALVIDGAEVDNNFALASRNIPHLDVLPVQGINVYDILRANTLVLTKAAVSALEERFK; via the coding sequence ATGGAACTCCAGGTCAAGACCCTCGAAGGTGGGGCGGCCGGTTCGATCACGGTGTCTGACGAGATCTTCGGTCTCGAGCCGCGCACCGATTTGATCCACCGCGTGGTGCGTTGGCAGCTGGCGAAACGCCAGGCCGGCACCCACAAAACACTGGGCCGTTCGGAAGTTACTGGTTCGACGAAGAAATTCGTTCGCCAGAAAGGTTCCGGCGGTGCACGTCACGGCAACAAGAAGGCCCCGCAGTTCCGCGGTGGGGGCAGGGCATTCGGTCCGGTCGTTCGCGACCACAGCCATGAGCTGCCGAAGAAGGTCCGCGCCCTCGGCCTGAAGCACGCTCTGTCGGCGAAAGCCCGGGCAGACAGCATCGTTGTCGTGGAAGACGCAAAGGCCGCCGAATCCAAGACCAAGGCACTGAAGGCTCAGCTTGCAAAGCTCGGCCTGACCAACGCCCTGGTGATTGACGGCGCCGAAGTCGACAACAACTTTGCACTGGCATCGCGCAACATTCCGCATCTGGATGTGCTGCCGGTTCAGGGCATCAACGTTTACGACATTCTGCGGGCCAACACGCTTGTGTTGACCAAGGCCGCGGTGTCCGCACTCGAGGAGCGCTTCAAATGA
- a CDS encoding 50S ribosomal protein L23: MSNLPHYDKIVGPVITEKSTMASEENKVVFKVANDATKPEIKAAVEALFGVKVTAVNTLVRKGKVKRFRGRLGRQSDFKKAVVTLQEGHGIDVTTGL, translated from the coding sequence ATGAGCAATCTTCCTCACTACGACAAAATAGTCGGCCCGGTGATCACCGAAAAGTCGACGATGGCTTCTGAAGAGAACAAGGTTGTCTTCAAGGTTGCCAACGACGCAACCAAGCCGGAAATCAAGGCCGCGGTCGAAGCGCTGTTCGGTGTCAAAGTCACGGCAGTGAACACTCTTGTCCGCAAGGGCAAGGTGAAGCGCTTCCGCGGACGTCTTGGCCGTCAGTCTGACTTCAAGAAGGCCGTCGTAACGCTGCAGGAAGGTCACGGCATCGACGTGACCACCGGGCTCTAA
- the rplB gene encoding 50S ribosomal protein L2: MALKTFNPTSPGRRQLVQVDRSGLWKGKPVKTLTEGLSKSGGRNNAGRLTAPNRGGGHKRTYRLVDFKRRKWDVPATVERLEYDPNRTAFIALIRYEDGELSYILAPQRLAVGDTVVAGENVDVKPGNAAPLARIPVGTIVHNIELKPGKGAQVARSAGAFVQIVGRDQGYTTLRLMSGEQRRVLGSCMATVGAVSNPDHANVNLGKAGRSRWLGIRPHTRGVAMNPIDHPHGGGEGRTSGGRHPVTPWGKPTKGKRTRRNKQTDKYIVRSRHARKK, translated from the coding sequence ATGGCACTTAAGACATTCAACCCGACGTCCCCAGGCCGCCGTCAGCTGGTACAGGTTGACCGCTCGGGTCTGTGGAAGGGCAAGCCGGTCAAGACGCTGACCGAAGGTCTGTCCAAGAGCGGCGGGCGTAACAACGCCGGTCGCCTGACGGCACCGAACCGTGGTGGCGGTCACAAGCGGACTTACCGCCTTGTGGACTTCAAGCGCCGCAAGTGGGACGTGCCGGCGACGGTAGAGCGCCTCGAATACGATCCGAACCGGACCGCATTCATCGCTCTCATCCGTTATGAAGACGGCGAACTGAGTTACATCCTGGCGCCGCAGCGCCTGGCTGTCGGCGACACTGTCGTTGCCGGTGAAAACGTCGACGTGAAGCCTGGCAATGCCGCGCCGCTGGCGCGCATTCCGGTCGGAACGATCGTACACAATATCGAGCTGAAGCCGGGCAAGGGCGCCCAGGTCGCCCGCTCTGCCGGCGCCTTCGTTCAGATCGTCGGCCGCGACCAGGGTTACACCACGCTGCGCCTGATGTCTGGCGAGCAGCGCCGTGTACTCGGCTCCTGCATGGCAACCGTTGGCGCCGTGTCCAATCCGGACCACGCGAACGTGAACCTCGGTAAAGCAGGCCGCTCTCGCTGGCTTGGCATTCGCCCGCATACCCGCGGTGTTGCCATGAACCCGATCGACCACCCGCATGGTGGTGGTGAAGGCCGGACCTCAGGCGGTCGTCATCCGGTTACCCCTTGGGGTAAACCGACCAAAGGTAAACGCACGCGGCGTAATAAGCAGACCGATAAGTATATCGTCCGCAGCCGCCACGCGCGCAAGAAGTAA
- the rpsS gene encoding 30S ribosomal protein S19 has translation MARSIWKGPFVDGYLLKKADKVRESGRNEVIKTWSRRSTVLPQFVGLTFGVYNGQKHVPVLVSEEMIGHKFGEFSPSRTYYGHGADKKAKRK, from the coding sequence GTGGCACGTTCGATCTGGAAAGGTCCGTTTGTCGACGGGTATCTGCTGAAGAAAGCGGACAAGGTCCGTGAGTCCGGCCGGAACGAGGTCATCAAGACCTGGAGCCGCCGCTCAACGGTTCTCCCGCAGTTCGTAGGTTTGACCTTCGGCGTCTACAACGGTCAAAAGCACGTTCCGGTGCTGGTGTCTGAAGAGATGATCGGTCACAAGTTTGGCGAGTTCTCGCCGAGCCGGACCTATTACGGACACGGCGCCGACAAGAAGGCGAAGAGGAAGTAG
- the rplV gene encoding 50S ribosomal protein L22, which translates to MGKPKRERTLADNEARAMTRMLRVSPRKLNLVAAAIRGKKVGSAIADLTFSRKRIAQDVKKTLMSAIANAENNHDLDIDNLMVAEAHVGKAFVIKRFQARARGRVGRIEKPFSNLTIVVREVEETA; encoded by the coding sequence ATGGGCAAGCCGAAGCGTGAGCGGACGCTCGCTGACAATGAGGCCCGGGCAATGACCCGTATGCTGCGCGTTTCGCCGCGCAAGCTGAACCTCGTTGCGGCTGCGATCCGTGGTAAAAAAGTCGGTTCCGCGATCGCGGACCTGACATTCTCCCGCAAGCGCATCGCGCAGGACGTCAAGAAGACGTTGATGTCCGCCATTGCCAACGCGGAAAACAACCATGACCTGGACATTGACAACCTGATGGTTGCCGAAGCTCATGTTGGCAAAGCCTTTGTCATCAAGCGGTTCCAGGCCCGTGCACGTGGCCGCGTCGGACGGATCGAGAAGCCGTTCTCGAACCTGACCATCGTCGTGCGCGAAGTTGAGGAGACTGCCTGA
- the rpsC gene encoding 30S ribosomal protein S3, whose protein sequence is MGHKVNPIGMRLGINRTWDSRWFANKNEYGDLLHEDFRIREFLMKELKQAAVSKVVIERPHKKCRVSIHSGRPGVVIGKKGADIERLRKKIAEITKSEVHINIIEVRKPEIDATLVAASIAQQLERRVAFRRAMKRAVQSAMRLGAQGIRINCGGRLGGAEIARIEWYREGRVPLHTLRADIDYGIASAHTAYGVCGVKVWIFKGEILEHDPMASERRATSASEGNQGDRGGRRDRGRERAA, encoded by the coding sequence ATGGGACACAAAGTCAACCCGATCGGCATGCGCCTCGGGATCAACCGCACCTGGGACTCCCGCTGGTTCGCGAACAAGAACGAGTACGGCGATCTTCTTCACGAAGACTTCCGCATCCGTGAGTTCCTGATGAAGGAACTGAAGCAGGCTGCGGTCTCCAAGGTGGTTATCGAGCGCCCACACAAGAAGTGCCGCGTGTCCATTCACTCCGGTCGTCCGGGTGTGGTCATCGGCAAGAAGGGCGCCGACATCGAACGTCTTCGCAAGAAGATCGCCGAAATCACCAAGTCGGAAGTGCACATCAACATCATCGAAGTGCGCAAGCCGGAAATCGATGCGACGCTGGTCGCCGCCTCGATCGCTCAGCAGCTGGAACGCCGTGTTGCCTTCCGCCGCGCCATGAAGCGGGCCGTTCAGTCCGCCATGCGTCTCGGCGCCCAGGGCATCCGGATCAACTGCGGCGGCCGTCTCGGTGGCGCGGAAATCGCGCGTATCGAATGGTACCGTGAAGGCCGCGTGCCGCTCCACACCCTGCGTGCCGATATCGACTACGGTATCGCGTCCGCTCACACGGCTTACGGCGTGTGCGGTGTGAAGGTCTGGATCTTCAAGGGTGAAATTCTGGAGCATGATCCCATGGCGTCCGAACGCCGTGCGACCTCCGCTTCCGAAGGTAACCAGGGTGATCGCGGCGGACGCCGGGATCGGGGCCGCGAGCGCGCAGCTTAA
- the rplP gene encoding 50S ribosomal protein L16, protein MLQPKRTKFRKQHKGRIHGLSKGGTDLNFGAFGLKAIEPERVTARQIEAARRAMTRHMKRAGRVWIRIFPDVPVSSKPAEVRMGKGKGSPDYWACRVKPGRIMFEIDGVPEDVAREAMRLAAAKLPIKCRFVQRIGE, encoded by the coding sequence ATGCTGCAACCGAAGCGCACAAAGTTCCGCAAGCAGCACAAAGGCCGCATCCACGGCTTGTCGAAGGGAGGCACCGACCTCAACTTCGGCGCATTCGGTCTGAAGGCGATTGAGCCGGAACGTGTAACTGCACGTCAGATCGAAGCGGCCCGTCGTGCTATGACCCGTCACATGAAGCGTGCGGGTCGTGTTTGGATCCGTATCTTCCCGGACGTTCCGGTTTCTTCGAAGCCTGCCGAAGTCCGCATGGGTAAGGGTAAGGGATCGCCGGATTACTGGGCTTGCCGCGTCAAGCCGGGCCGGATCATGTTTGAAATCGACGGTGTGCCGGAAGACGTGGCTCGCGAAGCCATGCGTCTTGCTGCTGCCAAGCTGCCGATCAAGTGCCGGTTCGTTCAGCGTATCGGCGAGTAG
- the rpmC gene encoding 50S ribosomal protein L29 has protein sequence MKATDVRAKTLDELRSELEGLKKEQFNLRFQKATGQLENTARVRQIRRDIARIQTIMREKRVSANA, from the coding sequence ATGAAGGCTACCGATGTACGGGCAAAGACCCTCGACGAGCTCCGCAGTGAGCTTGAGGGCCTGAAGAAAGAGCAGTTCAACCTGCGCTTCCAGAAGGCAACGGGTCAGCTTGAAAACACAGCGCGTGTCCGGCAGATCCGCCGCGATATCGCGCGTATTCAGACGATCATGCGCGAAAAGCGCGTGTCGGCGAACGCGTAA
- the rpsQ gene encoding 30S ribosomal protein S17, with protein sequence MPKRILQGTVVSDANDKTVTVNVERRFTHPLLKKTVRRTKKYRAHDETNQYKVGDIVLIEECAPISKNKRWTVVAQ encoded by the coding sequence ATGCCGAAGCGTATCCTGCAGGGCACCGTTGTTAGCGACGCCAATGACAAAACGGTGACGGTTAATGTGGAGCGTCGCTTCACGCACCCGCTGCTGAAGAAGACTGTGCGCCGGACCAAGAAGTACCGTGCACACGACGAGACCAACCAGTACAAGGTTGGCGACATTGTTCTGATCGAAGAATGCGCGCCGATCTCCAAAAATAAACGTTGGACCGTGGTCGCTCAGTGA
- the rplN gene encoding 50S ribosomal protein L14, whose amino-acid sequence MIQMQTNLDVADNSGARRVMCIKVLGGSKRKYAQVGDIIVVSVKEAIPRGRVKKGDVMKAVVVRTAKDIRRPDGSVIRFDRNAAVLVNNNKEPIGTRIFGPVPRELRAKNHMKIISLAPEVL is encoded by the coding sequence ATGATTCAGATGCAAACAAACCTCGACGTCGCCGATAATTCCGGCGCCCGTCGTGTCATGTGCATCAAAGTGCTCGGCGGCTCCAAGCGCAAATACGCCCAGGTCGGTGACATCATTGTTGTTTCCGTCAAAGAGGCTATTCCGCGGGGCCGCGTGAAAAAGGGCGACGTGATGAAGGCTGTCGTCGTGCGCACGGCAAAGGATATCCGCCGTCCCGATGGCAGCGTGATCCGGTTCGACCGCAATGCGGCCGTGCTGGTCAACAACAACAAGGAGCCGATCGGCACCCGTATCTTTGGTCCGGTGCCGCGTGAACTCCGAGCCAAGAACCATATGAAAATCATCTCGCTCGCGCCGGAGGTGCTCTGA
- the rplX gene encoding 50S ribosomal protein L24, with the protein MAAKIKKGDTVVVLTGRDKGKSGEVIKIVTADNKALVRGVNMVRRHQKQTQTQTAGIVAKEAPIHLSNIALADPADGKATRVGFKVKDDGTKVRVAKRSGDLIDG; encoded by the coding sequence ATGGCTGCGAAAATCAAAAAAGGCGACACGGTGGTTGTGCTGACCGGCCGTGACAAGGGTAAGTCCGGCGAAGTCATCAAGATCGTGACCGCCGACAACAAGGCCCTGGTCCGCGGTGTCAACATGGTTCGCCGTCACCAGAAGCAGACCCAGACGCAGACAGCCGGCATCGTGGCCAAGGAAGCCCCGATCCATCTGTCCAACATCGCACTGGCCGATCCGGCGGACGGCAAGGCGACGCGTGTCGGCTTCAAGGTGAAGGACGATGGCACCAAGGTCCGTGTGGCCAAGCGTTCGGGAGACCTGATCGATGGCTGA
- the rplE gene encoding 50S ribosomal protein L5 translates to MAETTYVPRLKTHYDEVVRKQLQEKFEYKNVMQVPRLEKVVLNIGIGEAVADSKKARIAADDLALIAGQRPVITTAKKSIATFKVREGMPLGAKVTLRRQQMFEFLDRLVNIALPRVRDFRGLNPKSFDGRGNYAMGIKEHIVFPEIEYDKVDQIWGMDVIICTTAPSDDEARELLRAFNFPFTK, encoded by the coding sequence ATGGCTGAGACCACTTACGTGCCGCGTCTGAAGACGCATTATGATGAAGTCGTGCGCAAGCAGCTTCAGGAGAAGTTCGAGTACAAGAACGTCATGCAGGTTCCGCGGCTGGAAAAGGTCGTGTTGAACATCGGCATCGGCGAAGCGGTTGCCGATTCCAAGAAGGCCCGCATCGCTGCAGACGACCTGGCTCTCATCGCCGGCCAGAGGCCGGTGATCACCACGGCGAAGAAATCCATCGCGACCTTCAAGGTTCGCGAAGGCATGCCGCTTGGTGCCAAGGTGACCCTGCGCCGCCAGCAGATGTTCGAGTTCCTGGACCGTCTGGTCAACATCGCGCTGCCGCGCGTGCGTGACTTCCGTGGTCTGAATCCGAAGAGCTTCGACGGTCGCGGCAACTACGCCATGGGCATCAAGGAACACATCGTGTTCCCGGAAATCGAGTACGACAAGGTCGACCAGATCTGGGGCATGGACGTGATCATTTGCACAACGGCGCCGAGTGATGACGAAGCGCGCGAGCTTCTGCGCGCGTTCAACTTCCCGTTCACGAAGTAA
- the rpsN gene encoding 30S ribosomal protein S14: MAKKSAVEKNKHRERLVKKYAEKRAALKAMAKDESLSLEERFNARLKLAKLPRNSAPNRIRNRCEVSGRPRGYYRKLKMSRIALRELGSLGKIPGLVKSSW; this comes from the coding sequence ATGGCGAAGAAAAGCGCAGTCGAAAAAAACAAGCACCGCGAGCGGCTTGTCAAGAAATACGCTGAAAAGCGCGCCGCTCTGAAGGCAATGGCAAAAGACGAAAGTCTGTCGCTTGAAGAGCGTTTCAATGCCCGCCTGAAGCTGGCGAAACTGCCGCGGAATTCCGCGCCGAACCGCATTCGCAACCGCTGCGAAGTGTCCGGCCGTCCGCGCGGTTACTACCGCAAGCTGAAGATGTCGCGTATTGCGCTTCGTGAACTGGGTTCCCTGGGCAAGATCCCAGGCCTGGTCAAGTCGAGCTGGTAA
- the rpsH gene encoding 30S ribosomal protein S8: MAISDPLGDMLTRIRNAQMRRKNKVSSPNSKLRAHVLDVLAKEGYIRGYTTVEYEGGKSELEIELKYFDGEPVIRTIERVSKPGRRVYSSVRNIPHVSNGLGVSIISTPRGVMSDHQAREENVGGEVLCRVF; encoded by the coding sequence ATGGCAATTTCTGATCCGTTGGGGGATATGCTGACCCGGATTCGCAACGCGCAAATGCGTCGCAAGAACAAGGTCAGCTCACCAAACTCCAAATTGCGTGCACATGTACTTGATGTGCTGGCAAAAGAGGGGTACATCCGTGGCTACACCACGGTGGAATACGAGGGCGGCAAGTCCGAGTTGGAAATCGAACTGAAGTATTTCGACGGTGAACCGGTTATCCGCACGATTGAGCGGGTTTCAAAGCCGGGCCGCCGCGTTTACTCGTCGGTGAGAAACATCCCGCATGTCTCCAATGGCCTGGGCGTGTCGATCATTTCGACCCCGCGCGGCGTCATGAGCGACCATCAGGCGCGGGAAGAGAACGTAGGTGGTGAGGTTCTTTGCCGCGTCTTCTGA
- the rplF gene encoding 50S ribosomal protein L6, with protein MSRIGKKPVPVPSGVTASIDGQKVTVKGPKGEKSFVLNDLVLAEMTDDGIKIDPRNNTKPARSMWGMSRSMVSNLITGVTEGFKKDLAITGVGYRAQVQGKNLQLALGFSHDVVYPIPEGIDIVCPKPTEISVTGTDRQVVGQVAAEIREFRPPEPYKGKGVRYADEQIVRKEGKKK; from the coding sequence ATGTCTCGTATTGGCAAAAAGCCAGTCCCCGTGCCAAGCGGGGTAACGGCATCGATCGACGGTCAGAAGGTTACGGTCAAGGGCCCGAAAGGCGAAAAGTCTTTCGTGCTCAACGACTTGGTTCTGGCCGAAATGACGGACGATGGAATCAAGATCGATCCGCGCAACAACACCAAGCCGGCCCGCTCCATGTGGGGCATGAGCCGGTCGATGGTGTCGAACCTGATCACCGGCGTGACCGAGGGCTTCAAGAAAGACCTCGCCATCACCGGCGTCGGGTACCGCGCGCAGGTCCAGGGTAAGAATCTTCAGCTGGCACTGGGTTTCTCGCACGATGTTGTCTATCCGATCCCGGAAGGCATCGACATCGTGTGCCCGAAACCGACGGAAATCAGCGTAACCGGTACCGACCGCCAGGTTGTCGGCCAGGTTGCCGCCGAAATCCGTGAATTCCGCCCGCCGGAGCCCTACAAGGGCAAAGGCGTTCGATATGCAGACGAGCAAATCGTCCGCAAAGAAGGCAAGAAGAAGTAA
- the rplR gene encoding 50S ribosomal protein L18, protein MANSKQAFERRRDRVRRSIQKAANGRPRLSIFRSSKQIYAQIIDDAKGHTIVSASTIEKDLKGSLKTGADVAAAAAVGKLVAERAVAAGVKQVVFDRGGYMYHGRVRALADAAREGGLEF, encoded by the coding sequence ATGGCGAACAGCAAACAAGCTTTCGAGCGCCGCCGCGATCGCGTGCGCCGTTCGATCCAGAAAGCCGCGAACGGCCGTCCGCGCCTTTCTATCTTCCGCTCGTCGAAGCAGATCTACGCCCAGATCATCGACGACGCGAAGGGACATACGATTGTCTCTGCTTCAACGATCGAAAAAGATCTCAAGGGCAGCCTGAAGACGGGCGCCGACGTTGCTGCGGCCGCAGCCGTTGGCAAGCTTGTCGCCGAGCGTGCAGTTGCCGCCGGTGTCAAGCAGGTCGTGTTCGACCGTGGCGGGTACATGTACCACGGGCGCGTGAGAGCGCTTGCTGATGCAGCCCGCGAAGGTGGACTTGAATTCTGA
- the rpsE gene encoding 30S ribosomal protein S5: MARQDNRDRDERDSEFVDKLVHINRVAKVVKGGRRFGFAALVVVGDQKGRVGFGHGKAREVPEAIRKATEAAKRTMIRVPLREGRTLHHDVEGRHGAGKVLLRAAPAGTGIIAGGPMRAVFETLGVQDVVAKSLGTSNPYNMVRATFAALTKEDSPRSVAARRGLKVSVLQSRRRDNTDEAAPAAAEA; encoded by the coding sequence ATGGCGAGACAGGATAATCGCGATCGCGACGAGCGAGACAGCGAATTCGTTGACAAGCTCGTTCACATCAACCGCGTTGCGAAAGTGGTCAAGGGTGGCCGCCGGTTCGGCTTCGCAGCACTCGTCGTGGTTGGTGACCAGAAGGGCCGTGTCGGATTTGGTCATGGCAAGGCACGCGAAGTGCCGGAAGCCATCCGCAAGGCAACGGAAGCTGCAAAGCGCACGATGATCCGCGTGCCGCTGCGTGAAGGCCGGACACTCCACCACGATGTCGAGGGCCGTCACGGGGCAGGCAAGGTGCTGCTGCGTGCAGCTCCGGCCGGTACCGGCATCATCGCAGGCGGCCCGATGCGCGCCGTCTTCGAGACGCTCGGCGTTCAGGACGTTGTGGCAAAGTCGCTGGGGACCTCAAACCCCTACAACATGGTCCGTGCAACCTTTGCTGCACTGACCAAGGAAGACAGCCCGCGTTCCGTGGCTGCCCGCCGGGGCCTCAAGGTCTCCGTGCTGCAGTCTCGGCGCCGGGACAACACCGATGAGGCGGCTCCGGCTGCCGCCGAGGCTTGA
- the rpmD gene encoding 50S ribosomal protein L30, whose protein sequence is MANTEMTVTVEQIGSPLRRPKDQRATLIGLGLNKMHRRSTLKDTPEVRGMINKVQHLVRVVEDDA, encoded by the coding sequence ATGGCGAACACCGAAATGACTGTTACGGTCGAACAGATCGGCAGCCCGCTGCGCCGTCCGAAGGATCAGCGCGCGACGCTCATCGGTCTCGGCCTGAACAAGATGCACCGCCGTTCCACACTGAAGGACACTCCCGAAGTGCGCGGCATGATCAATAAGGTCCAGCATCTCGTTCGTGTCGTCGAAGACGACGCGTAA
- the rplO gene encoding 50S ribosomal protein L15, whose product MKLNELRDNEGAVKDRIRVGRGIGSGKGKTGGRGVKGQKSRSGVAIKGFEGGQMPIHRRLPKRGFTNIFANDYNTVSVGRVQKAIDAGKLNASETVTVEALKAAGVVKRIRDGVRIVANGELTAAVTFEVAGASKGAVAAIEKAGGKVAVLGAQA is encoded by the coding sequence ATGAAGCTCAATGAACTTCGTGACAACGAAGGTGCCGTCAAAGACCGCATCCGCGTTGGCCGCGGCATCGGGTCCGGCAAAGGCAAGACCGGCGGCCGCGGTGTGAAGGGTCAGAAGTCCCGGTCCGGCGTGGCGATCAAAGGCTTTGAAGGCGGCCAGATGCCGATTCACCGCCGCCTGCCGAAGCGCGGATTCACGAACATCTTTGCCAACGACTACAACACTGTATCCGTCGGCCGCGTTCAGAAGGCCATCGATGCGGGCAAGCTCAATGCTTCCGAGACGGTCACCGTCGAAGCACTGAAGGCTGCCGGCGTCGTCAAGCGGATCCGTGACGGTGTGCGCATCGTCGCCAACGGTGAACTCACCGCTGCGGTGACCTTTGAAGTTGCAGGTGCCTCCAAGGGTGCTGTTGCAGCAATCGAAAAAGCGGGCGGCAAAGTGGCCGTTCTGGGAGCTCAGGCTTAA